One genomic region from Geotrypetes seraphini chromosome 13, aGeoSer1.1, whole genome shotgun sequence encodes:
- the NMT1 gene encoding glycylpeptide N-tetradecanoyltransferase 1, which yields MADESEMTVKQQLEENEHDHCSDCENEDEHSYNRSTSPGDESGAKKKKKKQKRKKEKGSDKLDSGQDHPVKVNALPAERIQEIQKAIELFSVGQGPAKTMEEATKRSYQFWDTQPVPKLGEVVNTHGPIEPDKDSIRQEPYTLPPGFIWDALDLGDRAVLKELYTLLNENYVEDDDNMFRFDYSSEFLLWALRPPGWLPQWHCGVRVISSKKLVGFISAIPANIRIYDTEKMMVEINFLCVHKKLRSKRVAPVLIREITRRVHMEGIFQAVYTAGVVLPKPVGTCRYWHRSLNPRKLIEVKFSHLSRNMTMQRTMKLYRLPEAAKTAGLIPMENEHVPAVHRLLTEYLKQFYLTPVMTQDEVKHWFLPQENIIDTFVVESPEGEVTDFLSFYTLPSTIMNHPTHKSLKAAYSFYNVHTKTPLIDLMNDALILAKLKGFDVFNALDLMENKVFLEKLKFGIGDGNLQYYLYNWKCPSMVAEKVGLVLQ from the exons tACAAGTCCAGGAGACGAGAGTGGAgccaaaaagaagaagaaaaaacagaagcggaaaaaagaaaaaggaagcgaTAAACTTGATTCTGGACAGGATCACCCAGTGAAG GTGAATGCCTTGCCAGCAGAAAGGATTCAGGAGATACAGAAGGCCATAGAACTGTTCTCTGTAGGTCAGGGACCTGCCAAAACCATGGAAGAGGCCACCAAGCGCAGTTACCAATTTTGGGATACACAACCAGTTCCTAAGCTGG GTGAAGTAGTAAATACGCATGGCCCCATTGAGCCTGACAAGGACAGTATCCGACAAGAGCCTTACACCCTTCCACCGGGTTTCATCTGGGATGCCTTAGATCTAGGAGATCGAGCAGTG TTGAAAGAACTGTATACACTGCTGAATGAGAATTATGTAGAGGATGATGATAATATGTTCCGGTTTGATTACTCTTCAGAGTTTCTCCTGTG GGCTCTGCGCCCACCAGGTTGGTTACCTCAGTGGCACTGTGGCGTGAGGGTCATCTCTAGCAAAAAGCTTGTGGGCTTCATCAGTGCTATTCCAGCCAATATCCGCATTTATGATAC AGAGAAGATGATGGTGGAGATAAATTTCCTTTGTGTTCACAAGAAATTGCGTTCAAAGCGGGTGGCACCAGTTTTGATCCGGGAAATCACGCGACGAGTTCACATGGAAGGAATATTTCAGGCTGTTTACACTGCTGGCGTGGTATTGCCCAAACCCGTTGGTACTTGCAG GTACTGGCACCGGTCCCTTAACCCTCGCAAGCTAATAGAAGTCAAGTTCTCTCACCTGAGCAGGAACATGACAATGCAGCGTACCATGAAACTATACAGACTTCCAGAG GCCGCAAAGACCGCTGGCTTGATACCTATGGAGAACGAGCATGTCCCAGCTGTGCACAGACTGCTGACAGAGTACTTGAAGCAGTTCTACCTGACTCCAGTCATGACTCAGGACGAAGTGAAACACTGGTTCCTCCCTCAGGAGAATATCATTGATACTTTTGTGGTGGAG AGCCCTGAGGGGGAGGTGACGGATTTTCTGAGTTTTTACACCCTTCCCTCCACCATCATGAACCACCCCACTCACAAGAGTCTGAAAGCTGCTTACTCCTTCTATAACGTGCACACCAAGACCCCTCTTATCGACCTCATGAATGATGCCCTCATATTGGCAAAACTG AAAGGTTTCGATGTGTTTAATGCCCTGGACCTGATGGAGAACAAGGTGTTCCTGGAGAAGCTGAAGTTTGGCATTGGGGATGGAAATCTGCAGTATTACTTATACAATTGGAAGTGCCCCAGTATGGTAGCTGAGAAG GTTGGACTGGTACTACAATAA